From a region of the Zingiber officinale cultivar Zhangliang chromosome 4B, Zo_v1.1, whole genome shotgun sequence genome:
- the LOC121978452 gene encoding L-type lectin-domain containing receptor kinase IX.1-like: MEKDWSLIFSFVLFFSAVIISIPPASSLSFNLSSFGQGENLVLNQSDATLNGSEINLTQYPMQYATGRVEYGDPLFLWDSGTGNLTDFTTRFSFVIDSFNGSEYADGIAFFLSPFNSSKPPYSRGGFLGLFSNSSLTNYTAVEVAVEFDTFSNDWDPKGVHIGIDVDSIVSNVTAPWNADAGIRAGREATAWVSYNSTTHNLSVLVGYASDPTSTAGIFLIVDLRDVLPEMVGIGFSATTGNLTATHTILSWSFNSTLQLPQDERGSKKEEVVGITVGTAAGVVAMAVMIACGLIWWWRKPRIDDALSVWFAREVSGPREFNYEVLASAASNFSPEVKLGGGGFGSVYRGQLNDRHVAIKKVAREGEQGITEYISEVTIISRLHHRNLVELVGWCHRREREEYLLVYEFMPQGSLDKSLYSSSECMPWPRRREVALGLAAALRYLHHECKPSVVHRDVKPSNVMLDSEYNAKLGDFGLARLLDGDCDGDQRQASTLAGTRPYMAPEYCHDGKFSTKTDVYSFGIVALDIACGRKPREVEMQLVEWVWELYGRGEILDAADRRLTGEFDGCEMERLMVVGLWCAHPDCNQRPTIQEAIRVLRSEKRLPELPPTRPRQVFRHPSEEVFSSAVSNLVTTN; encoded by the coding sequence ATGGAGAAGGATTGgagtttaattttttcttttgtgTTATTTTTCTCAGCTGTGATCATTTCGATTCCCCCGGCGAGCTCCCTCTCCTTCAATCTGAGCAGTTTCGGCCAGGGTGAGAATTTGGTGCTCAATCAGAGCGATGCGACGTTGAACGGCTCCGAGATCAATCTGACGCAGTACCCCATGCAGTACGCCACCGGCAGAGTGGAGTACGGCGATCCCCTGTTCCTGTGGGACTCCGGCACCGGCAACCTCACCGATTTCACCACCCGCTTCTCCTTCGTCATCGACTCCTTCAACGGCTCCGAGTACGCCGACGGCATCGCCTTCTTCCTCTCGCCGTTCAACTCCAGCAAGCCGCCGTATTCACGTGGCGGCTTCCTCGGTCTTTTCAGCAATAGCTCGCTCACTAACTACACGGCCGTCGAGGTGGCCGTCGAGTTCGACACTTTCTCCAACGACTGGGATCCCAAGGGCGTCCATATCGGGATCGATGTCGACTCGATCGTGTCGAATGTGACGGCGCCGTGGAACGCTGACGCCGGCATCAGGGCCGGCAGAGAGGCAACAGCGTGGGTGAGCTACAATTCCACTACACACAACTTGAGCGTGCTGGTGGGCTATGCATCGGATCCGACCTCCACCGCAGGCATATTCCTCATCGTGGACCTGCGAGATGTCCTGCCGGAGATGGTCGGAATCGGGTTCTCAGCGACGACAGGTAACTTGACGGCGACGCACACTATCTTGTCCTGGTCTTTCAACTCAACCTTGCAGCTTCCCCAAGatgaaagaggaagcaagaaagaAGAGGTAGTCGGAATTACTGTCGGCACGGCTGCCGGAGTGGTTGCCATGGCGGTGATGATTGCGTGTGGCTTAATTTGGTGGTGGAGGAAGCCACGTATCGATGACGCTCTCAGTGTTTGGTTTGCCAGAGAGGTTTCAGGACCGAGGGAGTTCAACTACGAAGTTTTGGCTTCTGCGGCGAGTAACTTCTCGCCGGAGGTCAAGCTAGGCGGCGGCGGGTTCGGGTCAGTATACCGAGGCCAACTGAATGACCGTCACGTGGCCATCAAGAAGGTCGCCCGGGAGGGCGAACAGGGGATAACAGAGTATATCTCGGAGGTGACCATCATCAGCCGCTTGCACCACCGCAACCTGGTGGAGCTCGTCGGGTGGTGCCACCGCCGCGAGCGTGAGGAGTACCTCCTTGTCTACGAGTTCATGCCACAGGGGAGCCTCGACAAGAGCCTGTACAGCTCCAGCGAGTGCATGCCATGGCCCCGGAGGCGCGAAGTCGCGTTGGGCTTGGCGGCGGCGCTCCGCTACTTGCACCACGAGTGCAAGCCCAGCGTGGTGCACCGCGACGTGAAACCCAGCAACGTGATGCTCGACTCTGAGTACAACGCCAAGCTCGGCGATTTCGGGCTGGCGAGACTGCTCGACGGTGACTGCGACGGAGACCAACGGCAGGCGTCGACATTGGCCGGGACGAGGCCGTACATGGCCCCGGAGTATTGCCACGACGGGAAGTTTAGCACCAAAACGGACGTGTATAGCTTCGGGATCGTGGCGTTGGACATCGCCTGCGGGAGGAAGCCGCGGGAGGTGGAGATGCAGCTGGTGGAGTGGGTTTGGGAGCTCTACGGAAGGGGAGAAATCCTGGATGCGGCTGACCGGAGGCTAACGGGCGAGTTCGACGGCTGCGAGATGGAGCGGTTGATGGTCGTGGGATTATGGTGCGCGCACCCGGACTGCAACCAGCGGCCGACAATCCAAGAGGCGATCCGGGTTCTCAGGTCGGAGAAGCGGTTGCCGGAGCTTCCTCCGACGAGGCCAAGGCAAGTGTTTCGGCATCCGTCGGAGGAGGTGTTCTCATCGGCTGTATCAAATCTGGTAACAACGAATTGA